Proteins from one Ahaetulla prasina isolate Xishuangbanna chromosome 2, ASM2864084v1, whole genome shotgun sequence genomic window:
- the SEC61A1 gene encoding protein transport protein Sec61 subunit alpha isoform X1, protein MGIKFLEVIKPFCVILPEIQKPERKIQFKEKVLWTAITLFIFLVCCQIPLFGIMSSDSADPFYWIRVILASNRGTLMELGISPIVTSGLIMQLLAGAKIIEVGDTPKDRALFNGAQKLFGMIITIGQSIVYVMTGMYGDPSEMGAGICLLITIQLFVAGLIVLLLDELLQKGYGLGSGISLFIATNICETIVWKAFSPTTVNTGRGMEFEGAIIALFHLLATRTDKVRALREAFYRQNLPNLMNLISTIFVFAVVIYFQGFRVDLPIKSARYRGQYNTYPIKLFYTSNIPIILQSALVSNLYVISQMLSARFSGNILVSLLGTWSDTSTGGPARSYPVGGLCYYLSPPESFTSVLDDPVHAVVYIVFMLGSCAFFSKTWIEVSGSSAKDVAKQLKEQQMVMRGHRETSMVHELNRYIPTAAAFGGLCIGALSVLADFLGAIGSGTGILLAVTIIYQYFEIFVKEQSEVGSMGALLF, encoded by the exons ATGGGGA TTAAATTTCTTGAAGTAATCAAGCCCTTCTGCGTTATCTTGCCAGAAATTCAAAAACCAGAAAGGAAG ATCCAGTTTAAAGAAAAAGTGCTATGGACAGCTATCACTCTCTTCATCTTTTTGGTCTGCTGCCAG attCCCCTTTTTGGTATTATGTCCTCGGATTCAGCTGATCCCTTTTATTGGATAAGAGTAATTTTGGCTTCCAACAGAG GCACATTGATGGAACTAGGCATTTCTCCCATTGTCACATCTGGTCTCATCATGCAGTTACTGGCTGGTGCTAAAATAATTGAAGTTGGGGATACACCAAAAGACAGAGCTCTCTTCAATGGGGCACAGAAAT TGTTTGGCATGATTATTACTATTGGACAATCTATTGTTTATGTAATGACTGGAATGTATGGAGACCCATCAGAGATGGGAGCAGGAATCTGTCTCCTTATCACCATTCAG CTTTTTGTTGCTGGTTTGATAGTTCTTCTGTTGGATGAACTTCTGCAAAAAGGCTATGGTCTTGGCTCTGGCATTTCTCTCTTCATTGCTACTAATATCTGTGAGACAATTGTATGGAAGGCATTCAGCCCAACTACAGTGAACACAGGCCGAG GCATGGAGTTTGAAGGCGCCATCATTGCCCTGTTCCATCTGCTGGCTACTCGCACAGACAAAGTTAGAGCTCTCAGGGAAGCCTTCTATCGGCAGAATCTCCCCAACCTTATGAACTTGATTTCCACCATATTTGTCTTTGCTGTTGTCATTTATTTCCAG GGATTTAGAGTGGACCTCCCTATAAAATCTGCTCGCTACCGTGGCCAATACAATACCTATCCAATCAAGTTATTCTATACGTCCAATATTCCCATTATTCTTCAGTCTGCATTGGTTTCCAACCTGTATGTAATTTCTCAGATGCTCTCTGCTCGTTTTAGTGGCAACATATTGGTTAGCCTTCTTGGTACTTGGTCT GATACATCAACTGGAGGTCCTGCCCGTTCATATCCTGTTGGTGGTCTTTGTTATTACCTGTCACCTCCTGAGTCTTTTACATCTGTTTTAGACGATCCTGTTCATGCAGTTGTTTATATTGTGTTTATGTTGGGTTCCTGTGCTTTCTTTTCCAAAACCTGGATTGAAGTCTCTGGTTCATCTGCAAAAGAT GTTGCTAAACAACTGAAAGAGCAACAGATGGTTATGAGGGGTCACAGAGAAACCTCCATGGTTCATGAACTCAACAG ATACATTCCAACAGCTGCCGCCTTTGGTGGCCTCTGCATTGGTGCTCTCTCTGTGCTGGCAGACTTCCTTGGGGCAATAGGATCAGGCACAGGAATCTTGTTGGCTGTCACCATCATTTaccaatattttgaaatcttcgTAAAAGAGCAGAGTGAAGTTGGCAGCATGGGAGCACTTCTCTTCTAA
- the SEC61A1 gene encoding protein transport protein Sec61 subunit alpha isoform X2, with amino-acid sequence MDSYHSLHLFGLLPGTLMELGISPIVTSGLIMQLLAGAKIIEVGDTPKDRALFNGAQKLFGMIITIGQSIVYVMTGMYGDPSEMGAGICLLITIQLFVAGLIVLLLDELLQKGYGLGSGISLFIATNICETIVWKAFSPTTVNTGRGMEFEGAIIALFHLLATRTDKVRALREAFYRQNLPNLMNLISTIFVFAVVIYFQGFRVDLPIKSARYRGQYNTYPIKLFYTSNIPIILQSALVSNLYVISQMLSARFSGNILVSLLGTWSDTSTGGPARSYPVGGLCYYLSPPESFTSVLDDPVHAVVYIVFMLGSCAFFSKTWIEVSGSSAKDVAKQLKEQQMVMRGHRETSMVHELNRYIPTAAAFGGLCIGALSVLADFLGAIGSGTGILLAVTIIYQYFEIFVKEQSEVGSMGALLF; translated from the exons ATGGACAGCTATCACTCTCTTCATCTTTTTGGTCTGCTGCCAG GCACATTGATGGAACTAGGCATTTCTCCCATTGTCACATCTGGTCTCATCATGCAGTTACTGGCTGGTGCTAAAATAATTGAAGTTGGGGATACACCAAAAGACAGAGCTCTCTTCAATGGGGCACAGAAAT TGTTTGGCATGATTATTACTATTGGACAATCTATTGTTTATGTAATGACTGGAATGTATGGAGACCCATCAGAGATGGGAGCAGGAATCTGTCTCCTTATCACCATTCAG CTTTTTGTTGCTGGTTTGATAGTTCTTCTGTTGGATGAACTTCTGCAAAAAGGCTATGGTCTTGGCTCTGGCATTTCTCTCTTCATTGCTACTAATATCTGTGAGACAATTGTATGGAAGGCATTCAGCCCAACTACAGTGAACACAGGCCGAG GCATGGAGTTTGAAGGCGCCATCATTGCCCTGTTCCATCTGCTGGCTACTCGCACAGACAAAGTTAGAGCTCTCAGGGAAGCCTTCTATCGGCAGAATCTCCCCAACCTTATGAACTTGATTTCCACCATATTTGTCTTTGCTGTTGTCATTTATTTCCAG GGATTTAGAGTGGACCTCCCTATAAAATCTGCTCGCTACCGTGGCCAATACAATACCTATCCAATCAAGTTATTCTATACGTCCAATATTCCCATTATTCTTCAGTCTGCATTGGTTTCCAACCTGTATGTAATTTCTCAGATGCTCTCTGCTCGTTTTAGTGGCAACATATTGGTTAGCCTTCTTGGTACTTGGTCT GATACATCAACTGGAGGTCCTGCCCGTTCATATCCTGTTGGTGGTCTTTGTTATTACCTGTCACCTCCTGAGTCTTTTACATCTGTTTTAGACGATCCTGTTCATGCAGTTGTTTATATTGTGTTTATGTTGGGTTCCTGTGCTTTCTTTTCCAAAACCTGGATTGAAGTCTCTGGTTCATCTGCAAAAGAT GTTGCTAAACAACTGAAAGAGCAACAGATGGTTATGAGGGGTCACAGAGAAACCTCCATGGTTCATGAACTCAACAG ATACATTCCAACAGCTGCCGCCTTTGGTGGCCTCTGCATTGGTGCTCTCTCTGTGCTGGCAGACTTCCTTGGGGCAATAGGATCAGGCACAGGAATCTTGTTGGCTGTCACCATCATTTaccaatattttgaaatcttcgTAAAAGAGCAGAGTGAAGTTGGCAGCATGGGAGCACTTCTCTTCTAA